The genomic interval AACGCTATCAAGGCGATGTCGAGCGCACTGCACGAGCGCTCTTGACAGATTTCCGTAAAGGTGCGTTAGGAGCAATTTCTTTAGAGTTACCACCAGCTTAGAACTTTTGGCTTTATTGCGGATAACTCTAAAAATCAATCAGCGGTTCAACTATCTCAACAATGTTACACGCTGATTTCCTTGTACCAAATCTATTTTGTACTACAACATAACCTACGAGAGTAATTCCCGCAACATTGCTAACTTCTCTGGCAAAACTTGGTAATAAATCCACGTCCCACGTCGCTCTCGTTTGAGCAAACCTGCCTCATACATTAGCTTGAGATGATGACTTACGGTTGGTTGCGAAAGTCCTAACGGCTCTGCTAATTCACAAGCACAAACCTCTCTAGATGGCTGCGCTGCAATTAAACTCAGCATTTGCAACCGCACAGGCTCGCTCAACACGCGAAAAATTGCTGCTAGATGAGTCGCCTCATCTACTGTAAGACGACCAGAGAGCAAGGGTGTACAGCAAGATGTAACTTTAGGTAACTTCATACTTTTTATATTGACACATATCGATATAAGCTGCAAAATATTGATATGCTTAAATATTGACATTAATCAATATAAAGAGAATCAAACTATGTCTCGCGTTCAATTGGCGCTTAATGTTCGTGATATTGATTCTGCTGTTGATTTCTACAGCAAACTTTTTGCCACCGAGCCAGCAAAACGCCGCCCAGGTTATGCTAACTTTGCGATCGCCGAGCCTCCCTTGAAACTGGTACTGATCGAAAACCCGAAAGCAGCGGGTAAGTTAAATCATCTGGGAATTGAGGTAGAGTCATCTGAACAAGTCAAACAAGCTAGCGATCGCCTTCAAAAAAGTGACCTATCTGTGACACCCGAACACCAGACTACTTGTTGCTACGCTTTGCAAGATAAAGTTTCGGTGAAAGATCCAGATGGTGCTAACTGGGAAGTCTATGTAGTTTTGGAAGATTCGGCAACTTTTGGTGTGTCTCAGAAAACTGAAGCTCCAGTTTGTTGCTCCTAGACTGCTTACGTAGTTTTGAGCGCGTCTTTGGATAGAATTGAGTACCACCGCTAAGCTTCAAATCAATGTTTCTAGGCAAAAAATAAGCTGTATTATACGATATGTATTGTAGAAACCTGTCTTCACAGGTTTTTTCTGTGTAACTGCATTTTTACGCGCTCAGACTTGAGTAAGGTTTAGCTTCCACTTATAGAAGTCTCCAATCCCTTCACTGCGGTTTATCCATCTAAACATTGCGGTTTCGCTGTAGCTTGCAAATATCAGTAAAGTTAATCGTAAATATAAAATGTCCCTACTTTGCCACTTTTTTGTCCCGCTTTTGTTACTTTCACTGAATTAATCTATCTAAAGTTTAGAGAACTTCTACAGGAGATACATAACCCAGAAGTTCTGAAGTAACAAGTACTAAATGAAAAGAGGCAATTCCGATGAACAATATTGTTGTTATGAAAAGCGATCGCGCTTTATCCGCCCGCCAAAAGCGTTGAAAGACAAATGGCAAATACTCAGGCGCAATTCCGATTCCATCATCTTCTACACGAACAACAATACATCGCTTTTGTTGCACTATAGAAATGATAACGCTGCTCCCTGTAATTGTGTATTTAATCGCATTATCTAAGGATTGCGCAGTTCGTGCGAAGCATCCGCCGTAAATTCTTTGAGTTCGCTGAAAACTTTTTTTGATCGGTTCTAAAGCTTGCTGCGTCAGCCAAACTGCACCAATTGCAATAAATATAAGCGCAATTGCTTTGCCAATTCCTAAACCAACGACCAACCGCGCGATCGCAATTTCTGTTTCTTTTGTCGATTCACTGGCACGGATATAGCCTTCTAACTCTAATCGTTGCTAATTATTCCCGACGGTTGAACTTTGACTATCTGAGTAAACTGCGATCATCAGCGTCCGAATTTGCCCTTGCTGTTGAATAATTTAATCAGTTCGTTTCAAAGGTAAAGTGGAAAATAGCTTACCTTTTCGCGCCAAAATCTGTCCATTTGCATCAAACCATTCCAAACTCTGATCGCGTTTAAAGAGTTCGCGCCAGGGTAAATCTTGATTAATACTTTGTAGCCCTTCGGTTTTAACGTCTTTCAAACTCGGTACAGCAGCTTGCGCTAGAGTGATTAGCTGATTGTTTAAGTGTTGCTCGTGACTGCGAGTCACAAATGCGTACACTGCCATACTGGATGTTCCAAGTACGGCTGCCATCACTGTCAAGTACGATAGCAAAAGGCGACACCGCAGGTATTGAAACATTTGTTTAGGGGTTCGATTTGAGTCGATAACCCAACCCGTAAACTGTTTCAATAAGATCATCAGACGCTCCTACTCCTTTCAATTTCTGTCGCAGACGCTTAATGTGCGCCTTAACTGTATCCTCACTCGGTGGTTCTTCAAAAGACCAAAGATTCTCTAATATCGTATTGCGGTTGAGTACACTACTACCTTGACGTAAGAAAAGTTCTAAAAGGCGGTACTCTTTTGGCGTAATTTTTAACGGTTGTTGCTTATAGGTAACTTCGCAAGTATTCGAGTCAAGACATAAACCTTCCCACTCTAAAGCAGGAGGCAAAGTTGCAGTACCTCGCCGTAGTAAAGCACGAATGCGCGCCATTAATTCTTGCAGTTTATAAGGCTTAAGTACATAGTCATCAGCACCTGCATCTAGCCCTCTTACTTGATCGAGCGTCGTGTTGCAGTTAACATCAATGTGGGCATTGAATAGCCCTGTATGCGTAGTTGTTGACAAAAACTGATCCCATCTATTTTGGGTAGCATGAGATCGAGGACGAGCAGATTGTACGTAAACGATTTAACAAAATCCCAGCCCATTTGACCGTCAGCCGCGATATCAACAACATAATGTTGGTCAGTGAGAGCTTCTGCAAGCGAATCTGCAATACGCTCGTCATCTTCAGCTAATAAAATTCTCATGTTAGATGATTAACTTGAGCCTCAGCTTTAATGTGCAAAATAGCAATGTAGCTAATGATTTTTTAGCAGCAACGGCACTAAATAGCAAATGGAGAGAAATAAGATTTATTTATATTAAAAATAAAATTCGGTCTTATTTCCTCGATAGGACCGAATTCTCAAATTACCCTAATTTCATAGAACCTGTTTCCAAAGTCAATGTAATTACTGTTAGGCGCTTAATTAAGCATCTCCTAACTCTACATTCACTAAATGTTTAAATTAATACGGGTTGATGAAATTTAGATGAGAATTAAATGAGGAAATTCTTACTTTTCAAGCAAACATAGAATCTTATCATGTGCAAACTCAAGGCAGAACGTTGCTTTCTATCACAGAATCTTTCACACGGCAAACCCCATCTCGGCTAATCCTTGGCGTAACCGGTTTGCTTCGACAGGATTTTGTACTTCGTGGAGTGCTATTGACTGTTTAAAAGCAGCCAAACTATCGTTTAGCTTACCAAGTTTGAGAAGGACAACGCCCAAATTTTGATACGCTTCGGCGTATTTTGGATTGAGCGAGATCGCTTGCTGATACTTGATGATCGCTTCATTCAACAATCCCATCGCTTTCAAAGTCATTCCCAAGTTGTAGTACCCTACGGCAAATTTAGGATCGATCTGCAACGCAATTTCATACGCCAATTTTGCGCCGTTGAGATCGCCTGTTGCTTGCTTTAAGTTCCCTAAATTGTTGTACGCACCAAGTTTGAGTAAAGGATAAATCGATAACCCGATGGCTGCTTGATAGTGCGCGATCGCTTTTTGTAGCTGTTGTAAGCGACTATAAGCAATTCCTAAGTGATAGTGCAGTTCATATAAAATTTGCGCATTTAAACCACTGCGTTTCAGCCCTTGTTCTAATAATTCAATTCCGCGATGCCAAGAACCCGTCTCGACGTACAATGCACCAAGTTTGCTACACACGTACGGATCGTTCGGGTGCGTGCTAAAAAAGCCTTCCATTGCGGTTTGGGCTTGGGTAAACTTATCTTTTTGCGCGATCGCACCGCGTTGATATCCTTCGTGCAAAATTGCCACATTAGGTAAATAACCAACTTGCCATTGAGGTTCTTTGCTCATAATCCGAGCTACGCTATCATCGACTAATGCGTGATACGGGCGCGAAAAGCAAAGATTTGGGTGACGCCGAAATAAGCGTGAAACTTGCGAGTAAGGCGATTGCGCTGCGCCGACTTCTTGTCGCAATAAATTAATCAGCAAGAAGCGATCGTGTTGTATTGCTTGCTTCAGTGACGGAACAATTTCTGGAACTAAGACTTCATCTGCGTCTAACACCAAAACCCAATCCGTGCGGACATACTTTAAAGACTCATTACGTGCTTTAGCAAAGTCATTACACCACTCAAATGTATAAACCTTTGCACCAAATTTTTGAGCAATATCAGGTGTGCGATCGCTTGAACCTGTATCTAGAACAACAATTTCATCAACTAAACCCTGAACACTTCTCAGACACTGCGCTAGTGTTTGTTCTTCATTTTTCACAATCATGCACAAACTAAGTTGCATTTTCCCCGCACCCTACACATAGCAAGTGTGGCAATATTAACTTATCTTGACGCCTGCAGTGAGTAATCCCATTTCACTTTAAAGTTGCGACATCTGGGTAGCAGAGGAAGCAGAGAGAGAAATTAACTGTAGTTCTTATTTAGTGAAATGGTATAACTGTTAACGAGATAACAGTTATTAACTTACGTATAAACTTATGTCTACTAGCAAAAAAAAAGCTCCCTTGTCAGTTAATAACTAAAAAGGAGCCTTTAAATCGATTAATTACCTGTTACCACACACCGCAAGCAAGACATCCATGCATAAGTTTTAACTTTATTCAAAGCGCGGTATAACTACACTCTAATTAAAGACTAGGTGGTAACAATACTCTATCAATCGCGTGAATAACGCCATTGCTAGCTTGAATGTCTGGCTGAACAACTCTCGCATCATTTACTGTTACTCCACTTGCAGAAGTTTTAACATTAACTGCTTCACCTTCAACAGTTTTCACTTCCCCAGGCTGGAGTTCATTTGATTGAACGCGTGCGGGAACTACGTGGTAGGTTAAAATTTGTACTAAGAGTTGCCGATTTTCTGGTCTTAACAATTCCTGAAGCGCATCTTGTGGTAAAGCAGCAAAAGCTTCATCTGTAGGCGCAAAAACAGTAAACGGTCCTGTTCCTGACAAAGTTTCAGTCAAACCTGCGGCTTGTAATGCTGCTGTCAGTGTTTTGAAAGAACTATTTGCTGCGGCTAAAGCTACTATGTTGTTAGCCGCTCCTGGGGCTTCCCCTTGTGGAGGGGTCGTGGGTGCTGTAGGCGGTGTTACTGGTGCTGTAGGCGGTGCGGGTGCAACAGGAGGAGTAGCGCCTGGGGTTGTACCAGGAGTTCGGTTATAGGGAGGCTCATTAAAGATACTCGGTCTAGGGTTGAGAACGCCTTGGCTTTGTGCAACTATCGGAAAGTTCGCTGCGATACTAACGCCAACAATTCCTAGTAAGCTAGCTAACCTTTTAAGTGGAGTGCTGTGAATGTGCATTTTCGTCATGAGTCTTATTCTCAATTTTTAAGTTTTATAACATTAAACTCCAAATCTACAAAGTTTTTACCACACTATGACGCAAATCTTTCTTAAGAAAGATTCAAGTTATTAAAGTCAAATGATCACCTACATAACCATAGAGATGCACCAGACGTTTATAACTAGTACCTGTGGTATCGCCCGAAAGCAGCAGCTTGATATTGGCTTTGGCGTCAGTAACATCCAGATTCAGTACTGTGTAGCTTTGACAAATAATATCAGCGTCTGCTTAAATCCTTGTTTTTTTACTAAACAAGTCACAATTCAATTAAGTTATCTATACTACAAATTTATTGCCAGATACTCAAACAAACATTTTTCGAAAATTTCTCATGAAGTTTGTAAAAAATTAATAATTGCTACACCAAATTTTTATATGACTTTACAAAGTTTTGAAGCTCGTGTCTAAAGGAGTTTAAGCAAGCATAAAAGTACTAAATTTAGTTATGTTGGTACGCTTGATTAAAGAATAACGCACAACAAAAATTCTAACACCTTAGATTCTTACTTGCGATAGAGGCTAGCAGGATGTTGCAATTGATACTCTAATTTGTGAAAGGAA from Chroogloeocystis siderophila 5.2 s.c.1 carries:
- a CDS encoding ATP-binding protein, whose amino-acid sequence is MVVGLGIGKAIALIFIAIGAVWLTQQALEPIKKSFQRTQRIYGGCFARTAQSLDNAIKYTITGSSVIISIVQQKRCIVVRVEDDGIGIAPEYLPFVFQRFWRADKARSLFITTILFIGIASFHLVLVTSELLGYVSPVEVL
- a CDS encoding tetratricopeptide repeat protein yields the protein MQLSLCMIVKNEEQTLAQCLRSVQGLVDEIVVLDTGSSDRTPDIAQKFGAKVYTFEWCNDFAKARNESLKYVRTDWVLVLDADEVLVPEIVPSLKQAIQHDRFLLINLLRQEVGAAQSPYSQVSRLFRRHPNLCFSRPYHALVDDSVARIMSKEPQWQVGYLPNVAILHEGYQRGAIAQKDKFTQAQTAMEGFFSTHPNDPYVCSKLGALYVETGSWHRGIELLEQGLKRSGLNAQILYELHYHLGIAYSRLQQLQKAIAHYQAAIGLSIYPLLKLGAYNNLGNLKQATGDLNGAKLAYEIALQIDPKFAVGYYNLGMTLKAMGLLNEAIIKYQQAISLNPKYAEAYQNLGVVLLKLGKLNDSLAAFKQSIALHEVQNPVEANRLRQGLAEMGFAV
- a CDS encoding ArsR/SmtB family transcription factor, producing MKLPKVTSCCTPLLSGRLTVDEATHLAAIFRVLSEPVRLQMLSLIAAQPSREVCACELAEPLGLSQPTVSHHLKLMYEAGLLKRERRGTWIYYQVLPEKLAMLRELLS
- a CDS encoding fasciclin domain-containing protein, which codes for MTKMHIHSTPLKRLASLLGIVGVSIAANFPIVAQSQGVLNPRPSIFNEPPYNRTPGTTPGATPPVAPAPPTAPVTPPTAPTTPPQGEAPGAANNIVALAAANSSFKTLTAALQAAGLTETLSGTGPFTVFAPTDEAFAALPQDALQELLRPENRQLLVQILTYHVVPARVQSNELQPGEVKTVEGEAVNVKTSASGVTVNDARVVQPDIQASNGVIHAIDRVLLPPSL
- a CDS encoding ArsI/CadI family heavy metal resistance metalloenzyme, with amino-acid sequence MSRVQLALNVRDIDSAVDFYSKLFATEPAKRRPGYANFAIAEPPLKLVLIENPKAAGKLNHLGIEVESSEQVKQASDRLQKSDLSVTPEHQTTCCYALQDKVSVKDPDGANWEVYVVLEDSATFGVSQKTEAPVCCS